In Mycobacterium stomatepiae, the following are encoded in one genomic region:
- a CDS encoding TIGR03089 family protein — protein MHQLTTLSTAILDPMLRADPVGPRITYYDDATGERIELSAVTLANWAAKTGNLLRDELGAGPASRVAILLPAHWQTAAVLFGVWWIGAEAVLDASPADVALCTAERLDEADAAVAGGEVAVLSLDPFGRPANLGGSDLPIGVTDYATAVRVHGDQIVAERHPGAALAGRSVEEILAECENSAAARGLTAADRVLSTASWPGPAELVDGLLAVMAVGASLVQVANPDPGALQRRIETEKVTRVL, from the coding sequence GTGCATCAACTGACCACCCTGTCGACAGCGATCCTCGATCCGATGCTGCGGGCCGACCCGGTCGGTCCGCGCATTACCTACTACGACGACGCCACCGGCGAGCGCATCGAGCTGTCCGCGGTGACGCTGGCCAACTGGGCGGCCAAGACCGGCAACCTATTACGCGACGAGCTGGGCGCGGGGCCGGCCAGCCGGGTGGCGATCCTTCTGCCGGCGCACTGGCAGACCGCGGCGGTGTTATTCGGGGTGTGGTGGATCGGCGCCGAGGCCGTGCTCGACGCGAGTCCCGCGGATGTGGCGCTGTGCACGGCCGAGCGCCTGGATGAGGCCGACGCTGCCGTCGCCGGCGGTGAAGTCGCGGTGTTGTCGCTCGATCCGTTCGGTCGTCCTGCAAACCTGGGGGGATCCGACCTGCCGATCGGCGTCACCGATTACGCCACCGCGGTACGGGTGCACGGCGACCAGATCGTCGCCGAACGCCATCCCGGCGCCGCGCTGGCCGGCCGCTCCGTCGAGGAAATTCTGGCCGAGTGTGAAAACTCAGCGGCTGCACGGGGTTTGACGGCTGCGGATCGGGTACTGTCCACCGCGTCGTGGCCCGGCCCCGCCGAGCTGGTCGATGGCCTGCTGGCCGTCATGGCCGTGGGCGCGTCGCTGGTGCAGGTGGCGAACCCCGATCCGGGGGCGCTGCAACGCCGAATCGAGACCGAGAAGGTCACCCGCGTCCTCTAA
- the cofD gene encoding 2-phospho-L-lactate transferase: MKVTVLVGGVGGARFLLGVQQLLGLGQFATGGETSGHELAAVVNIGDDAWIHGVRVCPDLDTCMYTLGGGVDPERGWGHRDETWHAKEELARYGVQPDWFQLGDRDLGTHLVRTQMLNAGYPLSQITTALCDRWQPGARLLPASDDRCETHVVITDPADDSRRAIHFQEWWVRYRAQVATHSFAFVGAETASATTEAVDAIGNADIILLAPSNPVVSVGAVLAVPGIRGALRAASAPIVGYSPIIGGKPLRGMADACLEVIGVESTAEAVGRHYGARASTGILDCWLVHERDHADIDGVAVRAVPLLMTDPKATAEMVRAGLDIADVAP; this comes from the coding sequence GTGAAGGTCACCGTTCTCGTCGGCGGGGTCGGCGGCGCCCGGTTCCTGCTGGGTGTTCAACAGTTACTCGGACTGGGCCAGTTCGCAACCGGGGGAGAAACTTCCGGTCATGAGCTGGCCGCCGTCGTCAACATTGGCGACGATGCCTGGATCCACGGGGTCCGCGTTTGTCCGGACTTGGACACCTGCATGTATACCTTAGGTGGAGGCGTAGACCCGGAGCGCGGGTGGGGCCATCGTGACGAAACCTGGCACGCCAAAGAGGAATTGGCACGCTACGGCGTGCAGCCGGATTGGTTTCAGCTAGGAGACCGCGATCTCGGGACACATTTGGTGCGCACCCAGATGCTCAACGCCGGCTACCCACTGTCACAGATCACCACCGCGTTGTGCGATCGCTGGCAGCCGGGCGCACGGTTACTACCCGCCAGTGACGACCGGTGCGAAACCCATGTGGTGATCACGGATCCGGCCGACGACAGCCGGCGCGCGATCCACTTCCAGGAGTGGTGGGTGCGCTATCGAGCCCAGGTGGCAACGCACAGTTTCGCGTTCGTCGGCGCCGAAACAGCCAGCGCCACAACCGAAGCGGTCGATGCGATCGGCAATGCCGACATCATCTTGCTGGCGCCGTCCAATCCGGTGGTGAGCGTCGGGGCGGTCCTGGCCGTCCCGGGTATTCGCGGCGCGCTACGGGCGGCTTCCGCGCCGATCGTCGGCTACTCCCCGATCATCGGCGGAAAGCCGTTGCGCGGCATGGCCGATGCCTGCCTCGAGGTGATCGGGGTCGAGTCCACAGCGGAGGCGGTCGGCAGGCATTACGGCGCCCGCGCGAGCACCGGGATACTGGATTGCTGGCTGGTGCACGAGCGCGATCACGCGGACATCGACGGCGTCGCGGTGCGCGCGGTGCCGCTGCTGATGACCGACCCGAAGGCGACGGCCGAGATGGTCCGGGCCGGACTGGACATCGCGGACGTGGCGCCGTGA
- a CDS encoding DUF1490 family protein, which yields MAVYGLLAKAAGTVFTGLVGVTAYEVVRKAAAKAPLHETAVKGAELGLRGTRKAETAAESARLKLADVMAEARERIGEEAPTPSLGDTHDHDH from the coding sequence ATGGCCGTATACGGGCTACTGGCAAAGGCGGCGGGAACGGTATTCACCGGCCTGGTCGGGGTGACGGCCTACGAAGTCGTGCGCAAAGCGGCGGCCAAGGCACCACTGCACGAGACCGCCGTCAAGGGCGCCGAGCTGGGACTGCGCGGCACCCGCAAGGCCGAAACTGCCGCGGAGTCGGCGCGACTCAAACTCGCCGATGTGATGGCCGAAGCCCGCGAGCGCATCGGCGAGGAGGCGCCCACCCCGTCGCTGGGCGACACCCACGATCACGACCACTGA
- the manB gene encoding mannose-1-phosphate guanylyltransferase → MAIAGVDAVILVGGKGTRLRPLTLSAPKPMLPTAGVPFLTHMLSRIAAAGVEHVILSTSYKAGVFEAEFGDGSALGLEIDCVTEEEPLGTGGGIANIADRLRHDTVLVFNGDVLSGADLCELVESHRANEADVTLHLVRVGDPRAFGCVPTDENNRVLAFLEKTEDPPTDQINAGTYVFERKIIDRIPRGRPVSVEREVFPSLLSDPDVKVCGYVDATYWRDMGTPDDFVRGSSDLVRGIVTSPALNGHRGENLVHEGAAVAPGAVVIGGTVVGRGAEIGPGVRLDGAVIFDGVKIEAGSVVERSIVGFGARIGPRALIRDGVIGDGADIGARCELLRGARVWPGVSIPDGGIRYSSDV, encoded by the coding sequence TTGGCGATTGCCGGAGTGGATGCGGTGATTCTGGTCGGCGGCAAGGGCACTCGCCTGCGGCCGCTGACGCTGTCGGCGCCCAAGCCGATGCTGCCGACGGCCGGAGTGCCGTTTCTCACCCATATGTTGTCGCGCATCGCCGCGGCGGGCGTCGAACACGTCATCCTCAGCACCTCTTATAAGGCCGGGGTGTTCGAGGCGGAGTTCGGCGACGGGTCCGCGCTCGGTCTGGAGATCGACTGCGTCACCGAAGAAGAACCGCTGGGGACGGGCGGCGGAATCGCCAACATCGCCGACAGGCTGCGCCACGACACCGTCCTGGTGTTCAACGGCGACGTGCTCTCCGGGGCCGACCTTTGCGAGCTGGTGGAGTCGCACCGCGCCAACGAAGCAGACGTGACGCTGCACCTGGTTCGGGTGGGCGATCCGCGGGCCTTCGGTTGTGTGCCCACCGACGAGAACAACCGCGTGCTGGCCTTTCTGGAGAAGACCGAGGATCCGCCGACCGACCAGATCAACGCCGGCACCTACGTTTTCGAGCGCAAGATCATCGACCGGATCCCGCGCGGCCGGCCGGTGTCGGTCGAGCGCGAGGTGTTCCCGTCGCTGCTGTCGGATCCGGACGTCAAGGTCTGCGGCTACGTCGACGCGACCTATTGGCGAGACATGGGCACCCCGGATGACTTCGTCCGCGGATCGTCGGACCTGGTGCGCGGCATCGTCACGTCGCCGGCGCTGAACGGGCATCGGGGCGAGAACCTGGTGCACGAGGGTGCTGCGGTGGCGCCCGGCGCGGTGGTGATCGGTGGCACGGTCGTCGGGCGCGGAGCCGAGATCGGTCCCGGTGTGCGCCTGGACGGCGCGGTGATATTCGACGGCGTCAAGATCGAGGCCGGCAGCGTGGTCGAGCGCTCGATCGTCGGCTTCGGGGCGCGCATCGGTCCGCGGGCGCTGATCCGCGACGGTGTGATCGGCGACGGCGCCGATATCGGGGCGCGTTGCGAGCTGTTGCGCGGCGCCCGGGTGTGGCCGGGAGTCTCCATTCCCGACGGCGGGATCCGCTACTCCAGCGACGTGTAG
- a CDS encoding coenzyme F420-0:L-glutamate ligase, with amino-acid sequence MNRSPKEHGTAATVEILPVAGLPEFRPGDDLGAALAAAMPWLREGDVVVVTSKVVSKCEGRLVAAPEDPEERDELRRKLVDDEAVRVLARKGRTLITENRLGLVQAAAGVDGSNVGRSELALLPVDPDGSAAALRAALREKLGVDVAVVITDTMGRAWRNGQIDAAIGAAGLAVLHGYSGAVDEHGNELVVTEIAVADEVAAAADLVKGKLTAMPVAVVRGLTVVDDGTTARQLLRPGPEDLFWLGTAEAIEQGHLEAQLLRRSVRRFSDEPVSPELIEAAVAEALTAPAPHHTRPVRFVWLRTAATRTRLLDRMKDKWRDDLAGDGKPDDAIDRRVARGQILYDAPEVVIPMLVLDGAHTYSDAGRTEAEHTMFTVAVGAAVQALLVALAVRGVGSCWIGSTMFAADLVRAELELPDDWEPLGGIAIGYPSEEARAAGLRDPVNPGDLLIRK; translated from the coding sequence GTGAACCGTTCGCCGAAAGAGCACGGCACCGCCGCGACGGTCGAGATCCTGCCCGTCGCCGGACTTCCCGAGTTCCGCCCCGGCGACGATCTCGGTGCGGCACTCGCCGCCGCCATGCCGTGGCTGCGCGAAGGCGACGTCGTGGTCGTCACCAGCAAGGTGGTGTCAAAGTGCGAGGGCCGGCTGGTGGCGGCGCCCGAGGACCCCGAGGAGCGAGACGAGCTCCGCCGCAAATTGGTCGACGACGAGGCGGTGCGGGTGCTGGCCCGCAAAGGCCGCACGCTGATCACCGAGAACCGGCTCGGGCTGGTGCAAGCCGCCGCCGGCGTGGACGGATCCAACGTCGGCCGAAGCGAACTCGCGCTGCTGCCGGTCGACCCCGACGGCAGTGCGGCGGCCCTGCGCGCCGCGCTGCGCGAGAAGCTCGGTGTCGACGTCGCGGTGGTGATCACCGACACCATGGGCCGGGCGTGGCGCAACGGTCAGATCGACGCCGCGATCGGGGCGGCCGGTCTGGCTGTGCTGCACGGCTATTCGGGTGCGGTCGACGAGCACGGCAACGAGTTGGTGGTCACCGAGATCGCCGTGGCCGACGAAGTGGCCGCCGCGGCCGATCTGGTCAAGGGCAAGCTGACCGCGATGCCGGTGGCCGTCGTGCGCGGGCTCACCGTCGTCGACGACGGCACCACCGCCCGGCAACTGCTGCGGCCCGGTCCCGAAGACCTGTTCTGGCTCGGCACCGCCGAGGCCATCGAGCAGGGACATCTCGAGGCCCAGCTGCTGCGCCGGTCGGTGCGCCGGTTCAGCGACGAGCCGGTGTCGCCGGAGTTGATCGAGGCGGCCGTCGCCGAGGCCCTGACCGCGCCGGCCCCGCACCACACCCGCCCGGTGCGGTTCGTGTGGCTGCGCACCGCGGCTACCCGGACGCGACTGCTCGATCGCATGAAAGACAAGTGGCGTGACGACCTTGCCGGTGACGGCAAGCCCGACGACGCGATCGATCGCCGGGTGGCGCGCGGCCAGATCCTCTACGACGCACCCGAGGTCGTCATCCCGATGCTGGTGCTCGACGGCGCGCACACCTATTCCGACGCGGGGCGCACCGAGGCCGAGCACACGATGTTCACCGTCGCCGTCGGCGCGGCCGTCCAGGCGTTACTGGTGGCGCTGGCCGTGCGGGGGGTGGGCAGCTGCTGGATCGGCTCGACGATGTTCGCCGCCGATTTGGTCCGCGCCGAGCTGGAGCTGCCGGACGATTGGGAGCCGTTGGGCGGCATCGCGATCGGCTACCCCTCCGAAGAAGCACGGGCCGCGGGGTTGCGCGACCCCGTGAATCCCGGAGATCTGTTGATCCGCAAGTGA
- a CDS encoding glycosyltransferase family 2 protein has product MTDVLPVVTVTFSPGHHLERFLASLSLATERPVSVLMADNGSTDGTPQAAVERYPNVRLFSTGGNLGYGTAVNRAIEHLGERGEIDDWVLVANPDVQWGPNSIDALLEAAARWPQAGGLGPLIHDPDGSVYPSARHLPSLIRGGMHAVIGPFWKNNPWTAAYRQERLEPSERPVGWLSGSCLLLRRSAFGQIGGFDERYFMYMEDVDLGDRLGKAGWLNVYVPSAEVLHHKGHSTGDDPASHLAAHHRSTYIFLADRHTGWWLAPLRWTLRASLALRSHLMVRSSRRQRVQKPAEGRH; this is encoded by the coding sequence GTGACTGACGTCTTGCCGGTCGTGACGGTGACGTTCTCGCCGGGCCACCACCTCGAACGATTCCTGGCTTCGCTGTCGCTGGCCACCGAGCGCCCGGTCAGCGTCTTGATGGCCGACAACGGTTCCACCGACGGCACCCCGCAGGCCGCCGTTGAGCGCTACCCGAATGTGCGGCTGTTCAGCACCGGCGGCAACCTCGGCTACGGAACCGCGGTCAACCGCGCGATCGAGCATCTCGGCGAGCGGGGGGAGATCGACGACTGGGTGCTGGTGGCCAACCCGGACGTGCAGTGGGGCCCGAACAGCATCGACGCGCTGCTCGAGGCGGCCGCCCGCTGGCCCCAGGCCGGCGGGCTCGGTCCGCTGATCCACGACCCCGACGGGTCGGTGTATCCATCGGCGCGCCACCTGCCCAGCCTGATCCGCGGCGGCATGCACGCGGTGATCGGGCCGTTCTGGAAGAACAATCCCTGGACGGCGGCGTACCGCCAGGAGCGGCTCGAGCCCAGCGAACGGCCGGTGGGCTGGCTGTCGGGATCGTGCCTGCTGCTGCGCCGTTCGGCCTTCGGTCAGATCGGCGGATTCGACGAGCGTTACTTCATGTATATGGAGGACGTCGACCTCGGCGACCGGCTCGGCAAGGCCGGCTGGCTCAACGTCTACGTGCCTTCGGCCGAAGTGCTGCACCACAAGGGCCACTCCACTGGAGACGATCCGGCCAGCCACCTCGCGGCGCACCACCGGAGCACCTATATCTTTCTGGCCGACCGGCATACCGGTTGGTGGCTGGCTCCGCTGCGCTGGACGTTGCGGGCCTCGTTGGCGCTGCGCTCCCATCTGATGGTGCGCAGCTCGCGCCGGCAGCGTGTGCAGAAGCCGGCAGAAGGGCGGCACTGA
- a CDS encoding NUDIX hydrolase → MSVRDSAIAVLTDWQAPDPAQESLRHAVLAFVHARPDACRRECEAGHVTASTIVLDDSGTQVLLTLHPRLGKWVQLGGHCDEDDPDIVTAALREAVEESGVPSLRITPQLVAIHAHPVTCSLGVPTRHLDLQFVAHAPAGAQIAISEESEDLRWWPADALPPDADYALAHLVSRARAL, encoded by the coding sequence ATGAGCGTGCGGGACTCGGCCATCGCGGTCCTCACCGACTGGCAGGCACCCGACCCCGCGCAGGAGTCGTTGCGGCACGCCGTGCTGGCCTTCGTGCACGCCCGCCCCGACGCCTGCCGCCGCGAATGCGAAGCCGGGCACGTGACGGCGTCGACGATCGTGCTGGACGACAGCGGCACCCAGGTGCTGCTCACCCTGCATCCGCGCCTGGGCAAGTGGGTGCAGCTCGGCGGCCACTGCGACGAGGACGACCCCGACATCGTGACCGCAGCGCTGCGCGAAGCCGTCGAGGAGTCCGGAGTGCCAAGTCTGCGAATCACCCCGCAGCTGGTCGCCATTCACGCCCACCCGGTGACCTGCTCGCTGGGCGTGCCAACCCGGCATCTGGACCTGCAATTCGTCGCGCACGCGCCGGCGGGTGCGCAAATCGCGATCAGCGAGGAATCCGAGGACCTGCGGTGGTGGCCGGCCGACGCACTGCCGCCCGACGCCGATTACGCACTCGCGCACCTGGTTTCGCGGGCGCGGGCGTTATAG
- a CDS encoding LCP family protein, translating to MPVQRMVRVVATVLAVAVVLGTGVAWNNVRTFEDGIFHMSAASLGQGGDDGAIDILLVGLDSRTDAHGNALTQDELATLKAGDEEATNTDTIILVRIPNNGKSATAISIPRDSYVVAPGLGKTKINGVYGQTREAKRANLVKAGDSAEDAATQGTEAGREALIKTVADLTGVTVDHYAEIGLLGFALITDALGGVNVCLKDAVYEPLSGADFPAGPQKLDGAEALSFVRQRHDLPRGDLDRVVRQQVVMASLAHRVISGQTLSSPTTLKRLEAAVQRSVVISQGWNVMDFVQQLQKLAGGNVAFATIPVLDGAGWSDDGMQSVVRVDVHQVQDWVAGLLHEQDQGKTEQLAYTPAKTTATVVNDTDINGLAAAVSDVLSSKGFTTGGAGNNDGAHVKSSQVRANKPDDMGAQEVSKELGGLPVVPDASLAPGSVRVVLANDYTGPGSGLSGSTTAPARVTNQSATDPNIPAPSPILTAGSDKPECIN from the coding sequence ATGCCTGTGCAGCGTATGGTTCGTGTTGTTGCCACTGTGCTCGCCGTCGCCGTCGTTCTCGGCACCGGCGTCGCGTGGAACAACGTCCGAACGTTCGAAGACGGCATCTTCCACATGTCGGCCGCGTCACTCGGCCAGGGCGGCGACGACGGCGCGATCGACATCCTGCTGGTCGGCCTGGACAGCCGCACCGACGCCCACGGGAACGCGTTGACACAGGACGAACTAGCGACGCTGAAGGCCGGCGACGAGGAAGCCACCAACACCGACACCATCATCCTGGTGCGGATACCGAACAACGGGAAGTCGGCCACCGCCATCTCGATTCCCCGCGACTCCTATGTGGTGGCCCCCGGCCTAGGCAAGACGAAGATCAACGGGGTCTACGGCCAAACCCGGGAAGCCAAGCGGGCCAACCTGGTCAAAGCCGGTGACTCGGCCGAAGATGCCGCCACGCAGGGAACGGAGGCCGGGCGCGAGGCCCTGATCAAGACCGTCGCCGACCTCACCGGCGTCACCGTCGACCACTATGCCGAGATCGGACTGCTGGGATTCGCCTTGATCACCGATGCACTCGGAGGCGTCAACGTATGCCTCAAAGATGCGGTGTACGAACCGCTTTCGGGCGCCGACTTCCCGGCCGGTCCGCAAAAACTCGACGGCGCCGAAGCGCTGAGCTTCGTGCGCCAGCGCCACGACCTACCGCGCGGCGATCTCGATCGGGTGGTGCGTCAGCAAGTCGTGATGGCCTCGCTCGCGCACCGGGTGATCTCCGGCCAGACGCTGTCCAGCCCGACCACGCTGAAACGACTGGAGGCGGCGGTGCAGCGCTCGGTGGTGATCTCCCAGGGCTGGAACGTCATGGACTTCGTACAGCAATTGCAGAAGCTGGCCGGCGGTAACGTCGCATTCGCCACCATCCCGGTGCTCGACGGCGCCGGCTGGAGCGACGACGGCATGCAGAGCGTGGTCCGGGTCGACGTGCACCAGGTTCAGGACTGGGTGGCCGGCCTGCTGCACGAACAGGATCAGGGCAAGACCGAGCAATTGGCCTACACCCCCGCCAAGACCACCGCCACCGTGGTCAACGACACCGACATCAACGGACTGGCAGCAGCGGTCTCAGATGTGTTGAGCTCCAAAGGATTTACCACCGGTGGCGCCGGCAACAACGACGGCGCTCACGTCAAGTCCAGCCAGGTGCGCGCCAACAAGCCCGATGACATGGGAGCGCAGGAAGTCTCCAAGGAGCTGGGCGGGTTGCCTGTCGTACCGGATGCGTCGTTGGCGCCGGGATCCGTCCGCGTGGTGCTGGCCAACGACTACACCGGCCCCGGCTCCGGCCTGTCCGGCAGCACGACGGCGCCGGCTCGGGTGACGAACCAATCGGCCACCGACCCGAATATCCCCGCACCGTCGCCGATCCTGACGGCCGGCAGCGACAAGCCGGAGTGCATCAACTGA
- the rfbD gene encoding dTDP-4-dehydrorhamnose reductase: MSGRIVITGAGGQLGGCLAAQGADQGRNVLALTSAQWDITEPAAAEAIVTSGDVVINCAAYTDVDGAESDQARAYAVNEAAPAHIARACARAGARLIHVSTDFVFAGDYADPHPFEPSDETTPRGVYACSKRAGEVAVLAALPEASQCVVVRTAWVYTGGTGKDFVAIMRKLAAGDGPIKVVDDQVGSPTYVADLAAALLQIADDGVPGPILHAANEGVVSRFGLARAVFEECGADPERVNPVSTAEFPRPAPRPTYSALSSRQSAAAGMTPLRPWRSALVDALASSDGPVAAARPIISTRD; encoded by the coding sequence ATGTCGGGCAGGATCGTGATCACCGGAGCCGGTGGGCAGCTGGGCGGTTGTCTGGCCGCACAGGGCGCTGACCAGGGTCGTAACGTCCTCGCGCTGACGTCGGCACAGTGGGACATCACCGAACCCGCCGCCGCCGAGGCGATCGTGACAAGCGGCGATGTCGTTATCAACTGCGCCGCCTACACCGATGTGGACGGGGCCGAGAGTGACCAAGCGCGAGCCTATGCGGTCAACGAGGCCGCACCGGCACACATCGCGCGGGCCTGCGCGCGGGCCGGTGCCCGGCTGATTCACGTCTCGACCGACTTCGTGTTCGCCGGTGACTACGCCGACCCCCACCCGTTCGAGCCCAGCGACGAAACCACGCCGCGTGGCGTCTACGCGTGCAGCAAGCGCGCCGGCGAGGTCGCCGTACTCGCGGCGCTGCCGGAGGCGTCCCAGTGCGTCGTGGTCCGGACCGCCTGGGTCTACACCGGCGGTACCGGCAAGGACTTCGTCGCGATCATGCGCAAGCTCGCCGCCGGTGACGGGCCGATCAAGGTCGTCGACGACCAGGTCGGCTCGCCGACCTACGTTGCCGACTTGGCCGCCGCCCTGCTTCAGATAGCCGATGACGGCGTCCCCGGACCGATCCTGCACGCCGCCAACGAGGGCGTCGTCTCCCGATTCGGGCTGGCCCGCGCGGTCTTCGAGGAGTGTGGCGCCGACCCCGAGCGGGTGAACCCGGTGAGCACCGCGGAATTTCCCCGCCCGGCACCGCGGCCGACCTATTCCGCGCTGTCGAGCCGGCAGTCGGCGGCCGCGGGCATGACGCCGCTACGGCCCTGGCGGTCCGCACTTGTCGACGCGCTGGCCTCGTCTGACGGGCCGGTCGCAGCAGCACGACCGATAATCTCTACGCGTGACTGA
- a CDS encoding Eco57I restriction-modification methylase domain-containing protein — protein MKTFAGKTAASADKARGGYYTPAPVARFLARWVREAGTRIVEPSCGNGRILRELAALSTEARGVELVAAEAAKARAFAPVDDASLFDWLAENEATGWDGVAGNPPYIRFGNWAPQQREPALELMRREGLRPSRLTNAWVPFVVASTVIVRDGGRVGLVLPAELLQVGYAAQLREFLLTRFREITLVTFRRLVFDGILQEVLLFCGVVGPGPARIRTLNLTDADALDGADLSDTGVESAPALLHEQEKWTKYFLDPATIALLRTLKESDTLTRVGAIADVDVGIVTGRNSFFTFTDAQADELSLRPHCVPLVSRSSQLSGLVYDSDCRASDVAAGHRTWLLDAPDVPADPALTAHIDAGEADGVHLGYKCSIRTPWWRTPSLWVPDLFLLRQIHLSPRLTVNGAAATSTDTVHRVRLLGDRDSRADPTAFAAVFHNSATFAFAEIMGRSYGGGILELEPTEAEQLPLPAPALAGAELAGDVDLLLKANEIEKALDTVDRHVLIDGLGWSPDVVAQCRAAWHTLRDRRTGRATR, from the coding sequence GTGAAGACGTTCGCGGGCAAGACGGCCGCATCGGCCGACAAGGCTCGCGGCGGGTACTACACACCCGCGCCGGTGGCGCGATTCCTAGCCCGCTGGGTCCGCGAGGCCGGGACCCGGATCGTCGAACCCTCGTGCGGCAACGGCCGAATCCTGCGCGAGCTCGCCGCGCTCAGTACCGAGGCGCGGGGGGTGGAACTCGTCGCCGCCGAAGCCGCGAAGGCGCGAGCGTTCGCTCCGGTCGACGACGCGAGCCTGTTCGACTGGCTGGCCGAAAACGAGGCCACCGGTTGGGACGGGGTCGCGGGCAACCCGCCCTACATCCGATTCGGCAACTGGGCGCCGCAACAGCGGGAGCCGGCGCTGGAGCTGATGCGGCGCGAGGGTCTGCGCCCCAGCCGGCTGACCAATGCCTGGGTCCCGTTCGTCGTCGCGAGCACGGTAATCGTGCGCGACGGCGGCCGGGTGGGATTGGTATTGCCCGCCGAATTACTGCAAGTCGGTTATGCCGCACAATTGCGCGAATTTCTCCTCACTCGCTTCCGAGAAATCACTCTGGTCACATTTCGGCGGTTGGTATTCGACGGCATCCTGCAGGAAGTCCTGTTGTTCTGCGGGGTGGTCGGTCCGGGTCCGGCGCGGATTCGCACGCTGAATCTCACCGACGCCGACGCCCTGGACGGCGCCGACCTCTCCGACACCGGCGTCGAATCGGCGCCCGCGCTGTTGCACGAGCAGGAGAAGTGGACCAAATACTTCCTGGACCCCGCCACGATCGCACTGCTGCGCACGCTCAAGGAATCCGACACGTTGACGCGGGTCGGTGCCATCGCCGACGTGGACGTCGGCATCGTGACGGGCCGCAACAGCTTCTTCACCTTCACCGACGCACAAGCCGACGAGCTGAGCCTGCGGCCGCACTGCGTCCCGCTCGTCTCGCGCAGCAGCCAGCTCAGCGGCCTGGTCTACGACTCCGATTGCCGGGCAAGCGATGTCGCGGCCGGCCACCGGACCTGGTTGCTCGACGCCCCGGACGTGCCCGCCGATCCCGCCCTGACCGCGCACATCGACGCCGGCGAGGCCGACGGCGTTCACCTCGGCTACAAGTGCTCGATCCGGACACCGTGGTGGCGCACACCGTCGCTGTGGGTGCCCGACCTGTTCCTGTTGCGCCAGATCCACCTGTCGCCGCGGCTGACCGTCAACGGCGCCGCGGCGACGAGCACCGACACCGTGCATCGGGTGCGGCTGCTGGGCGACCGCGATAGCCGGGCCGACCCGACGGCGTTCGCCGCGGTGTTCCACAACAGCGCGACGTTCGCCTTCGCCGAGATCATGGGCCGTAGTTATGGTGGAGGCATCTTGGAACTGGAGCCGACCGAAGCCGAGCAGCTACCCCTTCCCGCACCGGCATTGGCCGGCGCCGAACTCGCCGGAGATGTCGATCTGCTGTTGAAGGCCAACGAAATCGAGAAGGCGCTCGACACCGTCGACCGGCACGTGCTGATCGACGGGCTCGGCTGGTCACCCGATGTCGTCGCGCAGTGTCGGGCGGCATGGCACACCCTGCGCGATCGCCGGACCGGGCGCGCCACCCGATGA